Proteins found in one Gardnerella vaginalis ATCC 14018 = JCM 11026 genomic segment:
- a CDS encoding riboflavin kinase produces MKVINIRPDANGMINWPTLSAQRKAIVTIGVFDGMHLGHRKVIERTVDLARKNNAFSVVIMFDPRPSVVHENPDLFDDFGDNAQIPVDSQALTSVRQRLRVLQQLDVDHVIIVRYSLAFAAKSYRFFLGQLVGKLGMRALVLGSDAALGARRAGNVHAIKELAQATGVFDLVVVDDFGPGDVRVPDPIVPEVPSEDGEPKDPADGMNKAEYRAWSKGMPNKKVRAWSSTNVRWMLANGRVRDARDVLGQPHRVEGIVVHGAERGREIGFPTVNLGERIDGYVPVDGVYAGWIVDLDADEASADNLHSSNIPSVGVLRKDELHLGVHSPWRWAAAISIGTKPTFAESNEGSSVKNVVSGDSGDIFESDSISDFGADSSTYPNDSENRVVEAYALTDKWQDLYGHRICIEFAQFLRPQHAFDSVETLKDAVRHDVEKVREITDAENR; encoded by the coding sequence ATGAAGGTCATCAACATTCGACCAGATGCCAACGGCATGATTAATTGGCCAACATTAAGTGCTCAGCGTAAGGCGATTGTTACGATAGGTGTGTTTGACGGCATGCACCTAGGGCATAGAAAAGTTATTGAACGCACCGTTGATCTTGCTCGCAAAAACAATGCGTTTTCTGTGGTTATAATGTTTGATCCGCGACCAAGCGTGGTTCATGAAAACCCAGATTTATTCGACGATTTTGGAGATAACGCGCAGATTCCAGTGGATTCGCAGGCGTTAACAAGTGTTCGTCAGCGTCTTAGGGTTTTGCAGCAGCTAGACGTGGATCATGTGATTATTGTTCGATACAGCCTAGCTTTTGCTGCAAAATCATACAGATTCTTCCTAGGGCAGCTTGTTGGAAAACTTGGTATGCGTGCACTTGTACTCGGGTCGGATGCAGCTCTTGGAGCGCGTAGAGCTGGGAATGTTCATGCGATTAAGGAGCTTGCGCAGGCTACGGGCGTTTTTGATTTGGTTGTGGTAGACGATTTTGGTCCAGGGGATGTTCGTGTTCCAGACCCAATTGTGCCAGAAGTTCCGTCTGAAGATGGAGAGCCAAAAGACCCTGCGGATGGTATGAACAAGGCGGAATATCGCGCTTGGAGTAAAGGTATGCCGAATAAGAAGGTTCGTGCTTGGAGCTCTACGAATGTGCGATGGATGCTCGCGAATGGTAGGGTTCGCGATGCTAGGGATGTTCTTGGCCAGCCGCATAGAGTTGAGGGTATTGTGGTTCATGGTGCCGAGCGCGGTCGTGAAATCGGTTTCCCAACAGTGAATTTGGGCGAGCGTATTGATGGGTATGTGCCTGTTGATGGAGTTTACGCTGGCTGGATTGTTGATTTAGATGCGGACGAGGCTAGTGCAGATAATTTGCATTCTTCTAACATTCCGAGTGTTGGCGTTTTGCGCAAGGATGAGTTGCATCTTGGAGTTCATTCGCCATGGCGTTGGGCTGCTGCGATTTCAATTGGAACTAAGCCAACTTTTGCTGAATCGAATGAAGGTTCTTCTGTTAAGAATGTAGTTTCTGGTGATTCTGGCGATATCTTTGAATCTGATTCTATCTCTGATTTTGGCGCAGATTCTTCTACGTATCCTAATGATAGTGAAAATCGCGTGGTTGAAGCTTATGCTTTAACGGATAAGTGGCAGGATTTGTATGGTCATCGCATTTGCATTGAATTTGCGCAATTCTTACGTCCTCAACATGCCTTCGATTCTGTTGAGACTCTTAAGGATGCTGTGAGACACGATGTTGAGAAAGTGCGAGAAATAACTGATGCTGAAAACCGATAA
- a CDS encoding 3-deoxy-7-phosphoheptulonate synthase yields the protein MELDINSSDISGIEPSTSDLNCKSFNSNALNHSDARAVKKAVEEGKNPLDSSKFERWEDQVGVDRIINRRVLELEPLPTPAQVLGELPLSPYAQDIVAESRDEIRRCLNGDDDRLLVIVGPCSVHDPKAALDYASRLADLRAKLEGELLIVMRVYFEKPRTTVGWKGLINDPDIDGTHDIHKGLLLARRTLLGVLDAGLAAATEFLEPTSPQFIADAVSWGAIGARNTESQIHRQLASGLSMPVGFKNATDGSVTAAVNGCLAASQHHTFFGIDHLGRACAVQTLGNPDCHVVLRGSSKGPNYDAASVAAAVASVRLRLGADCVASNGVVIDCSHGNSGKDENRQIQVVRDIADRLAHGEKGIKGVMMESFLQGGNQDPAPLSELEYGKSITDRCISWEDTERLLNTLAQSVSSRRIKS from the coding sequence ATGGAGTTGGATATTAATAGCAGCGATATTAGTGGTATTGAGCCTAGTACAAGTGATCTTAATTGTAAATCGTTTAACAGCAATGCCTTAAATCACTCGGATGCTCGTGCTGTTAAAAAAGCTGTTGAAGAAGGGAAAAATCCACTCGATTCATCTAAATTCGAGCGCTGGGAAGACCAGGTTGGAGTAGATCGTATAATTAACCGTCGCGTGTTGGAGTTGGAGCCGCTTCCCACTCCTGCACAAGTGCTTGGTGAGTTGCCACTTTCTCCGTATGCGCAAGATATTGTTGCTGAGTCACGCGATGAAATCCGCAGATGCCTTAATGGAGATGACGACCGCCTTCTTGTTATTGTTGGACCGTGTTCTGTGCATGATCCTAAGGCAGCTCTTGACTACGCGTCTCGTTTGGCTGATTTGCGCGCAAAGCTCGAAGGTGAACTTTTGATTGTTATGCGCGTTTACTTTGAAAAGCCGCGCACAACAGTTGGCTGGAAGGGCTTGATTAACGACCCCGATATTGACGGCACACACGATATTCACAAGGGTTTGCTTTTGGCGCGTCGCACGCTTCTTGGCGTTTTGGACGCTGGTTTGGCTGCAGCAACCGAGTTTTTGGAGCCGACTAGCCCGCAGTTTATTGCGGATGCTGTTAGCTGGGGGGCGATTGGCGCACGCAATACGGAATCGCAGATTCATCGCCAGCTTGCTAGCGGTCTTTCTATGCCAGTCGGATTTAAGAATGCAACGGATGGCTCTGTTACAGCCGCCGTCAATGGATGTTTGGCAGCTAGTCAGCATCACACTTTCTTTGGAATCGACCATCTTGGACGCGCTTGCGCTGTACAAACACTTGGAAACCCTGATTGTCATGTTGTTTTGCGTGGCTCTAGCAAGGGTCCAAACTACGATGCGGCTTCTGTTGCAGCTGCTGTTGCATCGGTTCGTTTGAGGCTCGGCGCGGATTGCGTGGCGTCTAATGGCGTTGTAATCGATTGCTCGCACGGAAATTCGGGCAAAGATGAGAATCGCCAGATTCAAGTCGTGCGAGATATTGCGGATCGTCTTGCACATGGCGAAAAAGGCATTAAAGGCGTTATGATGGAGAGCTTCTTGCAAGGCGGAAACCAAGATCCTGCGCCTTTGAGTGAGCTTGAGTACGGAAAGTCGATTACGGATCGATGCATTTCTTGGGAAGATACTGAGCGATTGCTTAACACGCTTGCGCAGTCTGTTTC